One window of the Microbispora sp. ZYX-F-249 genome contains the following:
- a CDS encoding sulfatase-like hydrolase/transferase, with product MTSPVNILFLMTDQHRADTLGAYGNRLAATPVLDELARTGTRFDRWYTPTAICTPARASLLTGQAPFRHKLLANHERNVGYIEDLPDGQWSFSEALRGAGYNCGLIGKWHVGHHRRAADFGFDGPDLPGWHNPVDHPDYLDYLKVNDLPPYEIHDRIRGTLPNGGPGNLLAARLRQPVEATFEHYLATRAIEMLERYAADPKPFFLQLNFFGPHLPYIVPDEYFDMFDPELVELPKSIAETFAGKPPVQANYSAHWTFDTMPLEVTRKLIAVYWGYVALIDMEIGRVMDAMRRLGLNDETAVFFTCDHGEFTGAHRLHDKGPAMYEDIYRTPGLLRIPGQEPGVVRTEFVSLLDCTATILDLAGIDPAPAVDSRSLVPLASAREVPWEQDIVCEFHGHHFPYPQRMIRTDRYKLVVNPDSTNELYDLFTDPDELLNVYNHPEMAEVRGRLMRRLYQVLRDRGDNFYHWMTSMYDVGEVSYDPTLSGLDEATYR from the coding sequence GTGACGAGCCCTGTGAACATCCTGTTCCTGATGACCGACCAGCACCGGGCCGACACCCTGGGCGCGTACGGCAACCGCCTCGCGGCCACCCCGGTGCTGGACGAGCTGGCCCGGACCGGGACCAGGTTCGACCGCTGGTACACCCCGACCGCGATCTGCACGCCGGCCCGGGCGAGCCTGCTGACCGGGCAGGCGCCGTTCCGGCACAAGCTGCTCGCCAACCACGAGAGGAACGTCGGCTACATCGAGGACCTGCCGGACGGCCAGTGGTCGTTCTCGGAGGCCCTGCGCGGCGCCGGGTACAACTGCGGGCTCATCGGCAAGTGGCACGTCGGCCACCACCGGCGGGCGGCCGACTTCGGGTTCGACGGGCCGGACCTGCCGGGGTGGCACAACCCCGTGGACCACCCCGACTACCTGGACTACCTCAAGGTGAACGACCTGCCGCCGTACGAGATCCACGACCGCATCCGCGGGACGCTGCCGAACGGCGGGCCGGGCAACCTGCTCGCCGCGCGGCTGCGCCAGCCGGTCGAGGCGACGTTCGAGCACTACCTCGCCACCCGGGCGATCGAGATGCTTGAGCGGTACGCCGCCGACCCGAAGCCGTTCTTCCTGCAGCTCAACTTCTTCGGCCCGCACCTGCCGTACATCGTGCCGGACGAGTACTTCGACATGTTCGACCCCGAGCTGGTCGAGCTGCCCAAGTCGATCGCCGAGACCTTCGCCGGCAAGCCGCCGGTGCAGGCCAACTACAGCGCGCACTGGACGTTCGACACCATGCCGCTGGAGGTGACGCGCAAGCTCATCGCGGTCTACTGGGGCTACGTCGCGCTCATCGACATGGAGATCGGCCGGGTCATGGACGCCATGCGGCGCCTCGGCCTGAACGACGAGACCGCGGTGTTCTTCACCTGCGACCACGGCGAGTTCACCGGCGCCCACCGGCTGCACGACAAGGGCCCGGCGATGTACGAGGACATCTACCGCACGCCCGGCCTGCTGCGGATCCCCGGCCAGGAGCCCGGGGTCGTCAGGACCGAGTTCGTCAGCCTGCTGGACTGCACGGCGACGATCCTGGACCTGGCCGGGATCGACCCCGCCCCGGCGGTCGACTCCCGCAGCCTGGTGCCGCTCGCCTCCGCCCGCGAGGTGCCGTGGGAGCAGGACATCGTCTGCGAGTTCCACGGGCACCACTTCCCGTACCCGCAGCGGATGATCCGGACCGACCGCTACAAGCTGGTCGTCAACCCCGACTCGACCAACGAGCTGTACGACCTGTTCACCGACCCGGACGAGCTGCTCAACGTCTACAACCATCCCGAGATGGCGGAGGTGCGCGGGCGGCTCATGCGGCGGCTCTACCAGGTGCTGCGCGACCGGGGCGACAACTTCTACCACTGGATGACCTCGATGTACGACGTCGGCGAGGTGTCGTACGACCCCACCCTGAGCGGGCTGGACGAGGCGACCTACCGATGA
- a CDS encoding formylglycine-generating enzyme family protein produces the protein MSGSCCTPATSGQPMEPVRFTAHGLHGIEQVRLPGGEFRMGDATGDGNPGDGEGPVHAVTVAPFSIDATTVTVADFAAFAEATGYRTEAEEYGFSAVFHLAMRAHPDDVMGPVPGTPWWAGVRGADWRHPAGRLSQAEPDHPVVHVSWNDAMAYCSWAGRRLPTEAEWEYASRGGLDGARYPWGDDLHGDSSADEWRVNIWQGVFPTENTLDDGHLTTAPVRTYAPNAYGLWQTVGNVWEWCADWYAPDYYVYSPSDNPRGPSRGGARVLRGGSFLCHDSYCNRYRNSARSSNTPDSSMANAGFRTVAL, from the coding sequence ATGTCGGGGAGTTGCTGCACACCCGCCACGTCCGGGCAGCCGATGGAGCCCGTCCGTTTCACGGCGCACGGGCTCCACGGGATCGAGCAGGTACGCCTGCCCGGCGGTGAGTTCCGCATGGGGGACGCGACCGGCGACGGCAACCCCGGCGACGGCGAGGGGCCCGTGCACGCGGTCACCGTGGCGCCGTTCTCGATCGACGCCACGACCGTGACGGTCGCGGATTTCGCGGCCTTCGCCGAGGCGACCGGCTACCGCACGGAGGCGGAGGAGTACGGCTTCTCCGCCGTCTTCCACCTGGCGATGCGCGCCCACCCGGACGACGTGATGGGCCCCGTGCCCGGCACGCCCTGGTGGGCCGGCGTGCGCGGCGCCGACTGGCGGCACCCCGCCGGCCGGCTGTCGCAGGCGGAGCCCGACCACCCGGTGGTCCACGTGAGCTGGAACGACGCGATGGCGTACTGCTCCTGGGCGGGCAGGCGGCTGCCCACCGAGGCCGAGTGGGAGTACGCCTCCCGGGGCGGCCTCGACGGCGCGCGCTACCCCTGGGGAGACGACCTGCACGGTGACTCTTCGGCCGACGAGTGGCGGGTCAACATCTGGCAGGGCGTCTTCCCCACGGAGAACACCCTGGACGACGGTCATCTCACGACCGCCCCGGTCCGGACGTACGCGCCCAACGCGTACGGGCTGTGGCAGACGGTCGGCAACGTGTGGGAGTGGTGCGCCGACTGGTACGCGCCCGACTACTACGTCTACTCGCCCTCCGACAACCCGCGCGGCCCGTCGCGCGGCGGTGCCCGGGTGCTGCGCGGCGGCTCGTTCCTGTGCCACGACTCCTACTGCAACCGCTACCGCAACTCGGCGCGCTCGTCGAACACCCCCGACTCCTCCATGGCCAACGCCGGCTTCCGCACCGTCGCGCTTTGA
- a CDS encoding sulfatase family protein, with translation MSGRPNIVMILTDDHASHAVGAYGSVVNRTPRIDEIADLGVRFDNCFATNALCSPSRASILTGTYSHVNGVSTLVTPIDAAQPTFVSQLKAAGYRTAIVGKWHMGDGPGHNPQGFDYWDVLIEQGEYFDPSFLSEDGLRTVPGYATDLITDMALSWADSLDGDDPYCLLIYHKAPHRPWEPDDRHAGMYTDPIPVPSTFGDDYATRSSSARRAAMRIAEHLNAEDLKQDPPEGLSYEELALWKYQRYMEDYLAVVASVDDNVGRVVDWLRERGDFDDTLLMYCSDQGFFLGDHGWFDKRFMYEESLRMPLVLSYPRRIPAGQVHDGIVTNVDFAQTVLDAAGVPHHPRMQGRSFLADLTGEPGTPPAEGMYYRYWEHDDVFHKAPAHYGYRTDRYKIIYFYNDGMGIPGTGAFTYPGEWELYDLEADPEELRNVYDDPAYREIREEMKVRMWHAQAAVGDEPHPSQPVPKGI, from the coding sequence ATGAGCGGGCGCCCGAACATCGTCATGATCCTGACCGACGACCACGCGTCGCACGCGGTCGGCGCGTACGGCTCGGTCGTCAACCGGACGCCGCGGATCGACGAGATCGCGGACCTCGGCGTCCGGTTCGACAACTGCTTCGCGACGAACGCCCTGTGCTCCCCGAGCCGGGCCAGCATCCTGACCGGCACGTACTCGCACGTGAACGGCGTGTCGACACTGGTCACGCCGATCGACGCGGCGCAGCCGACGTTCGTGAGCCAGTTGAAGGCGGCCGGATATCGCACGGCGATCGTCGGCAAGTGGCACATGGGGGACGGCCCGGGGCACAACCCCCAGGGGTTCGACTACTGGGACGTGCTGATCGAGCAGGGGGAGTACTTCGACCCCTCGTTCCTGTCGGAGGACGGCCTGCGCACCGTCCCCGGCTACGCCACCGACCTCATCACGGACATGGCGCTGAGCTGGGCGGACTCGCTCGACGGCGACGATCCGTACTGTCTGCTGATCTACCACAAGGCGCCGCACCGCCCGTGGGAGCCCGACGACAGGCACGCGGGGATGTACACCGATCCCATCCCTGTTCCGTCCACGTTCGGCGACGACTACGCGACGCGCTCGTCGTCGGCCCGGCGGGCCGCCATGCGGATCGCCGAGCACCTCAACGCCGAGGACCTCAAGCAGGACCCGCCCGAGGGGCTGTCGTACGAGGAACTGGCGCTGTGGAAGTACCAGCGCTACATGGAGGACTACCTGGCCGTCGTCGCGTCGGTGGACGACAACGTCGGCCGGGTGGTCGACTGGCTGCGCGAGCGTGGCGACTTCGACGACACGCTGCTGATGTACTGCTCCGACCAGGGCTTCTTCCTCGGCGACCACGGCTGGTTCGACAAGCGGTTCATGTACGAGGAGTCGCTGCGGATGCCGCTCGTGCTGAGCTACCCGCGGCGCATCCCGGCCGGGCAGGTGCACGACGGCATCGTCACCAACGTCGACTTCGCGCAGACCGTGCTGGACGCGGCCGGGGTGCCGCACCATCCCCGGATGCAGGGCCGCAGCTTCCTCGCCGACCTGACCGGTGAGCCGGGGACGCCGCCGGCGGAGGGCATGTACTACCGCTACTGGGAGCACGACGACGTCTTCCACAAGGCGCCGGCCCACTACGGCTACCGGACCGATCGCTACAAGATCATCTACTTCTACAACGACGGCATGGGCATCCCCGGCACGGGCGCGTTCACCTATCCGGGCGAATGGGAGCTGTACGACCTGGAGGCGGATCCGGAGGAGCTGCGCAACGTCTACGACGACCCGGCCTACCGGGAGATCCGCGAGGAGATGAAGGTCCGCATGTGGCACGCCCAGGCGGCGGTCGGCGACGAGCCGCATCCCAGCCAGCCGGTGCCGAAGGGAATCTGA
- a CDS encoding carbohydrate ABC transporter permease: MTATHTSRAAKRPATSGAHGRHPAKSRQRPNWLGGLVGWLWLAVVIVPIYWIVVTSLKTQSNYYLTNPFAPPADPTLDNYRLVIEMDFPLYFLNSIIVAIGTVIPSVLFSFMAAYAIVRSSGASRFLRGVNSLFLMGLAIPLQATVIPVYLLIIKMQLYDSLTALILPSIAFAIPLSVLVLSNFIRDVPKELFESMRLDGATEWKTLWGLAFPLTRPAVVTVSIYNALQVWNGFLLPLILTQSPDKRTLPLALAAFQGGPYGVNVPAVLASVVLTILPMLILYTVGRRQLLSGLTAGFGK, encoded by the coding sequence GTGACCGCGACCCACACCTCGAGGGCAGCCAAGCGCCCCGCCACGTCCGGGGCGCACGGACGCCATCCGGCGAAGAGCCGGCAGCGCCCGAACTGGCTGGGTGGGCTGGTGGGCTGGCTGTGGCTGGCCGTGGTGATCGTCCCGATCTACTGGATCGTGGTCACCAGTCTGAAGACGCAGTCCAACTACTACTTGACCAACCCGTTCGCGCCGCCCGCCGATCCGACGCTGGACAACTACCGGCTCGTGATCGAGATGGACTTCCCGCTGTACTTCCTGAACAGCATCATCGTCGCCATCGGCACGGTGATCCCGTCGGTGCTGTTCTCGTTCATGGCGGCGTACGCGATCGTCCGGAGCAGTGGCGCCAGCCGCTTCCTGCGCGGGGTCAACTCGCTGTTCCTCATGGGCCTGGCCATCCCCCTGCAGGCGACGGTGATCCCCGTCTACCTGCTGATCATCAAGATGCAGCTCTACGACTCGCTGACGGCGCTGATCCTGCCGTCGATCGCCTTCGCGATCCCGCTGTCGGTGCTGGTGCTGTCCAACTTCATCAGGGACGTGCCGAAGGAGCTGTTCGAGTCGATGCGGCTCGACGGCGCGACCGAGTGGAAGACGCTGTGGGGCCTGGCCTTCCCCCTCACCCGGCCCGCCGTGGTGACGGTGTCGATCTACAACGCGCTGCAGGTCTGGAACGGGTTCCTGCTGCCGCTGATCCTCACTCAGAGCCCCGACAAGCGCACGCTGCCGCTGGCGCTGGCGGCGTTCCAGGGGGGACCGTACGGCGTCAACGTGCCCGCCGTGCTCGCCTCCGTCGTGCTGACCATCCTGCCGATGCTGATCCTCTACACGGTCGGCCGCCGTCAGCTGCTCAGCGGCCTGACCGCCGGTTTCGGCAAGTAG
- a CDS encoding carbohydrate ABC transporter permease yields the protein MSAISARRTSSAAATRGGGVLPWLALPALVAFAVFALIPLIGVLLLSFTSWDTLGEIQLSGLESWKSVLTDPGLPHALWVTFLIMLLSWAFQTPASILIGVFLAGRQRYRELLAVLYFIPLLLSSAAIAITFKALLDPNFGLGAGLGLDFLTQDWLGEPGLAFGVVIFVVSWQYIPFHSLLYQGGVRQIPRSLYEAAELDGAGRVRMFFSITLPQLKYTIITSSTLMLVGSLTFFDLIFVLTEGGPGDATRALALDMYKRGFQANLMGAACVIGVILVLVGLALALLLRRIGGRDPYASQLEGA from the coding sequence ATGTCGGCTATCTCCGCTCGAAGGACGTCGTCCGCCGCCGCCACGCGCGGCGGCGGCGTCCTGCCATGGCTGGCCCTGCCGGCCCTGGTGGCCTTCGCCGTTTTCGCGCTGATTCCGCTCATCGGGGTCCTGCTGCTCAGTTTCACGTCCTGGGACACGCTGGGCGAGATCCAGCTGAGCGGGCTCGAGAGCTGGAAGTCCGTACTCACCGACCCCGGCCTGCCCCACGCGCTGTGGGTGACGTTCCTGATCATGCTGCTCTCCTGGGCCTTCCAGACCCCGGCCAGCATCCTGATCGGGGTGTTCCTGGCGGGCCGCCAGCGCTACCGCGAGCTGCTCGCGGTGCTGTACTTCATCCCGCTGCTGCTCAGCTCCGCGGCCATCGCGATCACCTTCAAGGCGCTGCTCGACCCGAACTTCGGGCTCGGCGCCGGGCTGGGCCTCGACTTCCTCACCCAGGACTGGCTCGGCGAGCCCGGCCTCGCCTTCGGCGTCGTGATCTTCGTGGTGTCGTGGCAGTACATCCCGTTCCACTCGCTCCTCTACCAGGGCGGCGTTCGGCAGATTCCGCGTTCGCTCTACGAGGCCGCGGAGCTGGACGGGGCGGGGCGGGTCCGGATGTTCTTCAGCATCACGCTGCCGCAGCTCAAGTACACGATCATCACGTCCTCGACGCTGATGCTCGTCGGCTCCCTGACCTTCTTCGACCTGATCTTCGTGCTGACCGAGGGCGGTCCCGGCGACGCCACCCGCGCGCTCGCCCTGGACATGTACAAGCGCGGCTTCCAGGCCAACCTCATGGGAGCGGCCTGTGTGATCGGTGTCATCCTCGTCCTCGTGGGCCTCGCTCTGGCGCTGCTGCTACGCCGTATCGGCGGCCGCGACCCCTACGCAAGTCAGTTGGAAGGGGCCTGA
- a CDS encoding AAA family ATPase yields the protein MRERLVLEKPERLFGRDTEWDNLADFVASPMPGATLGLVYGRRRQGKTLMLELLAQQTGGFLFGATQQTEAQTLADLGAAYAAHRGLRQPVVFRTWREALDELLRLGEGAATPLIIDEFPYLVTATPGLPSYLQQALSPLSYAKQHTRTRVILCGSALTTMAQLLSGGAPLRGRAGMELVVRPFGFREAAAFWGVGHDPELAFRLHALLGGTPAYLEMSGGSGPAGIAEFDRWVQRRLLNPASAMFREGALLLREEPSIADPTSYSATLSAISAGNHRRSEIAAALGRPSSALAHLLSGLQDIGLIQQIDDALRGKRSVFRITEPVVRLHQLLIQRHEAELVAGRAERVWKTNADTVAAQIYGAHFEDLARQWCFEHASADTLSGIASAVRPTELPCREHRRGHELDVVVTESTAFAADRITAIGEAKGTGAPVDVPQLERLEHLRGLLPSDKVGALPKLLLFARSGFSDALVRYAERRPDVELVDMGRLYGGA from the coding sequence GTGAGGGAGCGGCTTGTGCTGGAGAAACCGGAGCGCTTGTTCGGCCGGGACACCGAGTGGGACAACCTCGCGGATTTCGTGGCCTCCCCCATGCCCGGGGCGACGCTCGGGCTTGTGTACGGCCGACGACGCCAGGGCAAGACCCTCATGCTCGAGCTGCTGGCGCAGCAGACCGGCGGGTTCCTGTTCGGCGCGACGCAGCAGACCGAGGCGCAGACCCTCGCCGACCTCGGGGCGGCCTATGCCGCTCATCGGGGTCTGCGCCAGCCCGTCGTCTTCCGTACGTGGCGCGAGGCGCTCGACGAACTGCTCCGGCTGGGTGAGGGCGCAGCCACGCCGCTGATCATCGACGAGTTCCCCTACCTCGTCACGGCGACCCCCGGCCTGCCCTCCTATCTCCAGCAGGCGCTCAGCCCGTTGAGTTACGCGAAGCAGCACACCCGAACCCGCGTGATCCTGTGCGGCAGTGCGTTGACGACCATGGCGCAACTGCTCTCCGGTGGTGCGCCCCTGCGCGGACGGGCGGGCATGGAACTGGTGGTGCGCCCCTTCGGGTTCCGTGAGGCCGCGGCCTTCTGGGGTGTCGGCCACGATCCGGAGCTTGCGTTCCGGCTGCACGCCCTGCTTGGCGGAACTCCTGCCTACCTGGAGATGAGCGGGGGATCGGGGCCGGCCGGAATCGCGGAGTTCGACCGATGGGTCCAGCGGCGCCTGCTGAACCCGGCCTCCGCGATGTTCCGTGAAGGCGCCCTGCTGCTCCGGGAGGAGCCCTCGATCGCCGATCCGACCTCGTACTCGGCCACGTTGAGCGCCATAAGCGCCGGCAACCATAGGCGTTCGGAGATAGCGGCGGCGTTGGGACGCCCCAGCAGCGCTCTCGCCCACCTGCTGTCCGGCCTGCAGGACATCGGGTTGATTCAGCAGATCGACGACGCTCTGCGTGGCAAGCGCAGCGTCTTCCGGATCACCGAACCCGTCGTGCGCCTGCACCAGCTCCTCATCCAGCGCCACGAGGCCGAACTGGTCGCGGGCCGGGCCGAGCGTGTCTGGAAGACCAACGCGGACACCGTCGCCGCACAGATCTACGGCGCGCACTTCGAGGATCTCGCGCGGCAGTGGTGCTTCGAACACGCCTCTGCCGACACTCTCAGCGGGATCGCGAGCGCGGTGCGCCCGACGGAGCTTCCGTGCCGGGAGCATCGGCGGGGGCACGAGCTCGACGTCGTCGTCACGGAGTCCACGGCGTTCGCCGCCGACCGGATAACTGCGATCGGTGAGGCCAAGGGCACCGGCGCTCCTGTCGACGTCCCTCAGCTGGAGCGCCTGGAACATCTGCGCGGGCTGCTGCCCAGCGACAAGGTCGGTGCCCTGCCCAAGCTGCTCCTGTTCGCCCGGTCCGGGTTCTCGGACGCACTGGTCCGGTACGCCGAAAGACGGCCCGATGTCGAGCTCGTCGACATGGGCCGTCTGTACGGCGGAGCGTGA
- a CDS encoding fibronectin type III domain-containing protein, protein MKKRLLSALLLALGLCLAGVGAGPVPASAQSAAVLAYAAWAPNTWYAVGARVTYNGTDYECIQAHTSLTGWEPPIVPALWKALAGGGGDTTAPSVPAGLRVTGTTSSSVSLAWNASADDVGVTGYQVYRGSQLVTTVTGTAYTDGGLASGTTYAYTVRARDAAGNVSAASTAVSATTGAGTGTPGQPGAPRVTGSTDTSISLSWTASGGTVTGYRVYEGTTQRAQVTGTTATIGSLGVCTTHTYTVRAYNSAGESAASAAVTGTTTGCSSGGALPRHILTGYWHNFVNPAVELKLSQVPRDYDVVAIAFGEATTTPGQVRFTLDPGLATAVGGYTEAQFKADVQALRQRGQKVILSVGGEAGHVQVAGSTAATAFANSVYSIMQTYGFDGVDIDLENGLNATYMAQALRELRAKAGSGLIIMMAPQTIDMQSTGMEYFKLALSIKDILTVVNMQYYNSGAMLGCDQKVYSQGSVDFMTSLACIQLENGLRPDQVGLGLPAGPGAAGGGVVSPATVANALNCLARRTNCGSFVPSRTYPDIRGAMTWSINWDASNNWNFSRTVKPFLATLP, encoded by the coding sequence ATGAAGAAACGGCTGCTCAGCGCGTTGTTGCTCGCGCTGGGCCTCTGTCTGGCAGGGGTCGGGGCCGGCCCCGTCCCCGCGTCGGCGCAGTCCGCCGCGGTCCTCGCGTACGCGGCCTGGGCACCGAACACCTGGTACGCCGTGGGCGCGCGGGTGACCTACAACGGCACCGACTACGAGTGCATCCAGGCGCACACCTCGCTGACCGGGTGGGAACCGCCCATCGTCCCCGCGCTGTGGAAGGCGCTCGCGGGCGGGGGCGGCGACACCACGGCTCCGAGCGTCCCGGCCGGCCTGCGGGTGACCGGGACCACCTCGAGCAGCGTGTCGCTCGCGTGGAACGCCTCGGCCGACGACGTCGGCGTGACCGGCTACCAGGTCTACCGCGGCTCGCAGCTCGTCACGACCGTGACGGGGACGGCGTACACCGACGGCGGGCTGGCCTCGGGCACCACGTACGCGTACACGGTCAGGGCACGGGACGCGGCGGGCAACGTGTCGGCGGCGAGCACCGCCGTCTCGGCCACGACCGGCGCGGGCACCGGCACGCCCGGGCAGCCCGGCGCCCCCCGGGTGACCGGCAGCACCGACACGTCGATCTCGCTGTCGTGGACCGCCTCCGGCGGGACCGTGACGGGCTACCGCGTCTACGAGGGCACGACCCAGCGGGCCCAGGTCACCGGCACCACCGCGACGATCGGCTCGCTCGGCGTCTGCACCACGCACACCTACACCGTCAGGGCGTACAACTCGGCGGGCGAGTCCGCGGCGAGCGCCGCCGTCACCGGCACGACCACCGGGTGCTCCTCGGGCGGGGCGCTGCCCAGGCACATCCTCACCGGCTACTGGCACAACTTCGTCAACCCGGCGGTCGAGCTGAAGCTGTCGCAGGTGCCGCGGGACTACGACGTGGTCGCGATCGCGTTCGGCGAGGCGACCACCACGCCGGGCCAGGTGAGGTTCACCCTCGACCCCGGCCTGGCCACCGCCGTCGGCGGCTACACCGAGGCCCAGTTCAAGGCCGACGTGCAGGCGCTCAGGCAGCGTGGCCAGAAGGTGATCCTCAGCGTCGGCGGTGAGGCGGGCCACGTGCAGGTGGCCGGTTCGACGGCGGCCACGGCGTTCGCGAACTCGGTCTACTCGATCATGCAGACCTACGGGTTCGACGGCGTCGACATCGACCTGGAGAACGGCCTCAACGCCACCTACATGGCCCAGGCGCTGCGCGAACTGCGGGCGAAGGCGGGCTCCGGGCTGATCATCATGATGGCTCCGCAGACCATCGACATGCAGTCGACCGGCATGGAGTATTTCAAGCTCGCGCTGAGCATCAAGGACATCCTCACCGTCGTCAACATGCAGTACTACAACTCCGGCGCGATGCTCGGGTGCGACCAGAAGGTCTACAGCCAGGGGTCGGTGGACTTCATGACCTCGCTGGCCTGCATCCAGCTGGAGAACGGCCTGCGCCCCGACCAGGTCGGTCTCGGCCTGCCCGCGGGCCCCGGCGCGGCGGGCGGCGGCGTCGTCTCGCCGGCCACGGTCGCCAACGCGCTGAACTGCCTGGCCCGGCGCACCAACTGCGGCTCGTTCGTCCCGTCGCGGACCTACCCGGACATCCGCGGCGCGATGACCTGGTCGATCAACTGGGACGCCTCGAACAACTGGAACTTCTCCAGGACGGTCAAGCCGTTCCTCGCCACCCTGCCCTGA
- a CDS encoding SMI1/KNR4 family protein: MVEQAARRIAEKVVTSAPAGWTRVVVAGSAGSGSTSVSGGYAVPGATRLRSLPRLFAELSGLAEAVRKVRDWDPTTVEIVCRPSGEYELVAFADGITSLRGLGGGFQAVLDPGYRLPPSSPGQESTAAPAGDPELAVARFRAYMERRAEILGRPERLPPPASAAALDRAERVIGRPLPADLRALYLIANGDAIDHEHRYLLGGDAWLALEDMVAVHAALSEPVWHGWDLGWNSVVFDADPPGTVRRVGGHPAWVPFASGEDGNYLAVDLAPAGNGRPGQIIRMGRDYDECPVYVADSVTALLGRHLELLEQGAYEKDDDHIEPAGPEPGHGPERIIGEIPGEVPAGLQAIHVNDVTSPVDLAPLTGAANLRLLHLNHCATTDLTPIRGLPVESLRVTLDGGDLTPLEGHRHLTSLELGTTTAIDIVPLRTVPNLRGLDLSRAVVRDLAIVADLPDLRYLALSARQWTTLLDEGAVPPTLAAARLADDDASLAEALTWAARLGLDTGDALRTTGSLPV; encoded by the coding sequence ATGGTGGAGCAGGCCGCGCGGCGGATCGCCGAGAAGGTCGTCACGAGTGCGCCGGCAGGCTGGACGCGGGTGGTGGTGGCAGGCAGCGCGGGCAGTGGCAGCACCTCGGTGTCCGGCGGTTACGCCGTCCCCGGCGCGACCCGGTTGCGCTCGTTGCCCCGCCTCTTCGCGGAGCTGAGCGGCCTCGCTGAGGCGGTGCGGAAGGTCCGGGACTGGGATCCCACGACTGTCGAGATCGTGTGCCGGCCATCCGGGGAGTACGAGCTGGTCGCGTTCGCGGACGGGATCACCAGCCTGCGTGGACTGGGTGGCGGCTTCCAGGCCGTCCTGGACCCGGGCTACCGGTTGCCTCCGTCCTCTCCGGGACAGGAGAGCACAGCCGCCCCGGCGGGCGATCCGGAGCTTGCCGTGGCGCGGTTCCGCGCGTACATGGAGCGGCGGGCTGAGATCTTGGGACGGCCCGAACGGCTGCCGCCGCCCGCGTCGGCCGCCGCGCTCGACCGGGCGGAGCGCGTCATCGGCCGCCCGCTGCCCGCCGACCTGCGTGCGCTGTACCTGATCGCGAACGGCGACGCCATCGACCACGAGCACCGCTACCTGCTCGGAGGTGACGCCTGGCTGGCGCTGGAGGACATGGTCGCCGTCCACGCCGCCCTGTCCGAACCGGTCTGGCACGGCTGGGACCTGGGGTGGAACTCGGTCGTCTTCGACGCCGATCCTCCCGGCACCGTCCGGCGGGTCGGCGGACACCCGGCCTGGGTGCCCTTCGCCAGCGGCGAGGACGGCAACTACCTGGCGGTGGACCTGGCCCCGGCCGGGAACGGCCGCCCGGGCCAGATCATCCGCATGGGCCGCGACTACGACGAGTGCCCGGTATACGTCGCCGACTCCGTGACCGCGCTACTCGGCCGCCACCTGGAACTGCTGGAACAGGGCGCCTACGAGAAGGACGACGACCACATCGAGCCGGCGGGCCCCGAGCCGGGACACGGCCCCGAGAGGATCATCGGCGAGATCCCCGGCGAGGTCCCGGCCGGCCTCCAGGCCATCCATGTCAACGACGTGACGAGCCCGGTCGACCTGGCCCCGCTCACCGGCGCCGCGAACCTGCGGCTGCTGCACCTCAATCACTGCGCCACCACGGATCTGACGCCGATCCGCGGGCTGCCCGTCGAGTCTCTGCGCGTCACCCTGGACGGCGGCGACCTGACCCCGCTCGAAGGCCACCGCCACCTGACCTCCCTGGAACTGGGCACCACCACCGCGATCGACATCGTCCCGTTGCGCACGGTCCCGAACCTGCGCGGCCTGGACCTGTCCCGGGCCGTCGTCCGCGACCTGGCCATCGTGGCCGACCTGCCCGACCTGCGCTACCTGGCCCTCAGCGCGCGGCAGTGGACCACCCTGCTCGACGAGGGCGCGGTGCCGCCCACTCTCGCGGCCGCCCGTCTGGCGGACGACGACGCCTCCCTCGCCGAGGCGCTGACCTGGGCGGCCCGTCTCGGCCTCGACACCGGGGACGCGCTCCGCACCACCGGCAGCCTCCCCGTGTGA